The genomic region GCCAGGATACGAATCCACATCAGCCGCCAGTGAACGGTGCTGCTGCACCACCGAGCTAGATCGCCGGTTCGGGTTGCCTACATGGTACAACCTGGGCGATAGCGGAATGTCAATAGCACCCGTGCCTCGCCCGCCCTCCTGCGCGACAGGAGTCTCCATATCTTCGGCttcgtcttcctcggcaaCAGTGACACCAGAACTCCTACCAGCACGGCGGGTCACCTGCCCCGGAGCTTGATAATCAATAATAGAATTCTCACTCAGCCGAGACGGAATCGCTGGCGTGTGAGGGGTGTGTGGCGAGAGTGGCTTGCCAGGAGAGGTAGACGTCGACATGGAAGCCGGGTTTGCCATGCTGGGCACGTTGCCGAGTTGGCGGCTTGACGTGCTGGAAGAACGCTGCAGATGCATCGACGACGCCATCGAGTCTGTCAGGGCATTGTTCGTTTCCCGCATCATCTGATACTTGGACAGCTGGTTGGCCGTCCTCTTGGAGGCCGAGGACTCGCCCTTGCTGTTGACTTCGAAGCTTTTGAGCGTCTTGTGGCTGTCCAGGGCCTTGAGAAATTCCGAGATGTTATCGTCATCAGTCACAAAAGAACCCGAGCTGGCGATACCTCCGGCTTCGGTCAGAAGGCCCGATCCAGGTTGAGCGGATGATGACAAGCTCTGCTTCCCGCTGCTGGCCTGATCGTCATCGCCCCTGCTCTGCCCGCCAAATGAAAGGCGCCCTCGTCGGTGAGTaaagctgctgctgtacCGGTTCCCAGGCTTGGGCGATCCCGACACCACAGGCACATCCTGTGGAGGTACAGAGGGACCCCGCAATGATGCAGCCATTCCGGCTGTCAGCGATGATCGATTGCCAGACCGACTAAACTGGCTGAGTCCTGACGGGCGCGATAGTGATTGCGGGGACGGTGGCACGTCTGCATCCGCAAGTCTGGGAGAGCCTGAAACTGAGCCAGCTTTGAACGGCTGGAAAGAAACGGATGGCCTCCGAGAGCCTTCCTCCCCAGTTCTCAACGGAGGTCGGGTCAGAGCGCCACGGATAGGTAATGAATGTGGCGCACTTGGCCGCTCCACGCTGGCTGAAGTAGACTCTGATGGGGAGCTCGTGTCGGATCCAATAGGGCGGACCTGTCTCAGTGCAGTGATGGGGCTTGTTCCCAGCGCCCCTTCGCCATGGAAGGTGGACAGACTGCCATACGTCTGCTGGGGACCCGGCGTTTCACGACCGAGCCTGTGAGCTGGGAGTGAGCCCGGCTCGGCATACGTGTCCGATCTTCCATGCCTGCGTGACAGGTGCTGGATGGTTGGCCTAAAGAagttctcctccaccatgaAGCGCGAGCTCAGCAACGATTC from Podospora bellae-mahoneyi strain CBS 112042 chromosome 4, whole genome shotgun sequence harbors:
- the ATG13 gene encoding autophagy protein 13 (COG:U; BUSCO:EOG09261V2P; EggNog:ENOG503NVHQ), with the translated sequence MHQQSRHPPRVSSPASSPQTNPTRTNNPRDRIRTGSDAAAPGSPPASSGADTPRETIKKLDQIIQNVYLKAAVLILGSRVNLGPTSRRNADGTKVVNKWFSLDTDDTDDFRHELRVYKTSGSFESPPPPLVIETYIDASSLNSSQSLVLIDDNGKRWDVLEALNPSETSDDGFGSRRPRAQNTEVVLERWAIELKDLSTNGLGDFAPTLPTLYKRAIMFFRTLFVATRVTPCWKYSQQALAKGVHPALQVKCRVSTAEPEYLTTYDPLRQPLREGDGREAVTTYDFGDLDIPVGRFSASVTYRNDCNFRVDASESLLSSRFMVEENFFRPTIQHLSRRHGRSDTYAEPGSLPAHRLGRETPGPQQTYGSLSTFHGEGALGTSPITALRQVRPIGSDTSSPSESTSASVERPSAPHSLPIRGALTRPPLRTGEEGSRRPSVSFQPFKAGSVSGSPRLADADVPPSPQSLSRPSGLSQFSRSGNRSSLTAGMAASLRGPSVPPQDVPVVSGSPKPGNRYSSSFTHRRGRLSFGGQSRGDDDQASSGKQSLSSSAQPGSGLLTEAGGIASSGSFVTDDDNISEFLKALDSHKTLKSFEVNSKGESSASKRTANQLSKYQMMRETNNALTDSMASSMHLQRSSSTSSRQLGNVPSMANPASMSTSTSPGKPLSPHTPHTPAIPSRLSENSIIDYQAPGQVTRRAGRSSGVTVAEEDEAEDMETPVAQEGGRGTGAIDIPLSPRLYHVGNPNRRSSSVVQQHRSLAADVDSYPGQRSASVEAGADKDVPTLSTLLAYQGGAGGQSSTAAEGSSAGNKDGSESLGDVPPAAIASPFGGRGVRYPVRTNRPNSFSSARLGTSVDGPAEEPLLFELSELGPGRRSLEDGSNEREPGLRGVLRKGWS